The Epinephelus lanceolatus isolate andai-2023 chromosome 14, ASM4190304v1, whole genome shotgun sequence region TATATCAGCTGGCTACACTTGAACCCTGAGATATTAGATGTTGTCCCCAGAGGCTACATCATCGTCAGGTCAATAGCCGATGGGATTGTCATGAGATTGTCATGGAACACAATTAACATTGCAGCCTACAGTGAATGTCTGCAACCCAGGATAGCTGGCCTTTAGCTTTTTAGACTTGATTTTACAATGTTGGAAACATATTCAAAAGTCAGCTTTCATTGGTAATTGCATCACACAATaatttagacaaaaaaaaaaaaaaaaacagttaacatTATGTGAATAAATGTTAAGAtttagaatagaataaaatcaCACTCTAGAGTAGTGGTGGGTGATATGGCTCTAAAATAATATGATATTTCAGGGTGTTTTaacaatattcttgatgatatgacaaattagtaaaaaaaaaaaaaaataataataataataataaaaaaattaccatTAATTTAGgaacatatacttgcaaaaaaagtgatatagttttacatgttTGCCTTcagatattcagtaaaaactaaagaaaaatgatctctcatttctttaggtTGTAAACAAAAGTGACAAGATGAGTGAGAGTGAGATTTAGATTCTATATACAATATGAAaaggtaaacaaaataaaatctaccacaaattacacatttaaacagctcccaaatacaaaaaatgtaccctgggatctaaatcaacaggtgatttccttcttttagcataATCCTGAATgattgagggttttttttcttcctggacCTCTATGCTCTGTCATTTCTCCTCttatcatcacgctgtaacctgtgacaggctgttatgctaccataactattgcacattcacacatatgtagttttttgtcaaaTAGtaagcgtcacataggtttatgacaaaatcacttgacgacactgaCTCCACACTGACACTtagaagagggagagatgctgtgctgctgccagaggagccgctgaatgagttccctccgAGCAGTAAAACAATCggagaagtccagggctgttcattCAGGACACCCAGGCCTAATGAccccacagtttattccacactactgaagatGCTCCTCGTTTTggaaccaccacaaagtctgtaataatttcgcATTAAGCCATGCTTTTTATGGCCATAGGCAACAGTATGTCAATATGTGAACAATTAGAAACATTGTgcgtatcacaatatgaatttttcatatcatattaaaaatcatACCAGTATTATCGTGAACAAGATGACATGGCACACCCCTACACTAGAGCTGCAAAAAGTCATGTACAATGGTTACAGCCAATGGTTTTCCTTTTAAATCTGGTACATACTGCTCAAAGAGAAAGCAGAGAGAGGGGTGATTTCACTACAGCGGGCACCATGACAGGTTTAACAATTAACATTTGATTTgaaaaagcttgttttctgTAAATGCCAGGCCCACGTCTACACTCAGTCTTTGGCTTTGAGGTGAAATTGCCCCCATTATGAGTAGGTGACCCAGTGCCGTGGGTTACTGTGGTTACGTCAAAGCAGTCATTATTTGGTAAGCCACATAACAAAATACCCTAGATCCTGCTGGAGCCCATCTGGAGAAGTACCAAGAGTGTGTTTGCCCAGTAGGGACTGCCTCAATGAATAATTGTCACCTGAATGTGACCCGACAAGACAGGGATGGTCTCACTGGGGGACAGGACCATGGAGTGGAATGGTATGAAATACATGTTATTTTTCCCAAAGCCTATTAATCTTTCTCTGTTTGGGGATTTTTTCCCTCCATTTCTCTTGACATCAAGCTTTCACACATGAACATGTTTATAATCTATCTTTGTATTATGCTGCACCATCCCTGATAACAGAATAAACTAACACATTGACAGTTCGGACTGGACTTGTCTCATCCTCCATCTGAGAAGACAAATGTCACAGTGCCCCCTTACTTCTATACTCTGAATTGCTCCGAAGTGTATATGCTGACACACAATGCTTCCATTCATCCCTCTATGTACACGCATAAACACATATTGCTGAACTGcggtatatttttttattacagatTGTTaagaaaaagacatattttactgtaaacCACAACAGTTCatccattttctcttttttccctctaGTATTCAACATTTGCCTGAGATGAGCTTTTAAATCCAGTCCGATCTTgctttagaaaaacaaaatattcgGCACAACACCAGGGAGAAAGCAGCATGTCAGGAGCACAATGATGGCAGCTTCAGTCCTTCGGTGCTGCCACGTCTTTTGGAAGTGCTCACAGTCAAATGCACAATCGATGTAGTTATACATGAGTCGGACGAAAACTGACTGGAGGCATAAAACATATGCTGGTGTGTAGACAGCTGTATTGATGGTATCTTAAGTGTATCTGGTCCGTCAGACACATGAGAGACACATGACTGGAAAACACAGCTATAAACATGACTGGTGGAAACAACCggttaaactaaaataaaaaacagagacTAAGAAGAAACAAATTGGCACTCTTCCTCTTCTGGCTTGGTGACTGAGAATAAAAAATACTTTGGACAGAATACTAAAGGTGTGATCACTTAGGCAACACTGTCAGCATGCCCTTGATTCTCATAATGCAAGAGCATGAAGCTGACTGTAAATACTTCTTAAGCAGCATCTTGTTGGTTCTACAAACATTTTCTCAGGTGTCACCATTGTCAGTTTAACAGAGCAGAAGTATACTTTAGGGAGATCCTAGCCAATCCACCAAATTGTTTGataatctgtgtgtaaatgtctgCATAtatcagtgtgagtgtgtatgtgtgtgttcagaagTACATGTCCTGGAAGAGGGTTTGTCCCATTTCAATGTAGGCCTCCTTCTCCTGGGCGGACATCTGCTCCACCAGCTCTGGCCTCTGGCTGACCTCTCGGTATGAGAACTGCCGGCCTCCCACCATCACCATCGGCTCATCCCCCACCTCCTCAAACTCATCAtcgtcctcttcatcctcctcctcggcGGCCCGATGCTGTGCAGCTGTGGCAAGGGGAGGATTGGAGGGAGAGTCGTCATCCGATTCGCTGGTGTCACTCTCGGAGTCGCTGGCATTTACTGTGGTGGAGGTGATCGCTTTGGTGGCAGCGCTTGCTccgcctcctcctgctcctgccaCACTCCTCTTCTCATGTATGAGCAGGGCACGCATCACTTCCTCATTTTCATCCGCCTGACCAATTCCCTGACCAGCCGCTCCATCCTGGGCTCCAGGAACAACATCACCTGTGGAAACATAACAAAACTCATTAAAATTTGAAATATATTCACTTCTGAAATCATTCTTTCTTCTAACTTCTACTAGAACAACATTTTGAACTTTCTTTCTTCTGGAGCTTTGCCACATTTAAAACTATTTCTAAGCATTTATAAATAATCCCTGGAACGAGATGCCTATGATGGTGTGTTTAGGCTCCTATCTTACAGTCTCATCAAGCATTACTTACTGCAGCTCAGTTCTTGAacaaaaactttaattaaacCATGTATTGGAGGGGCTGTGGGACGGAGAAGCAAATTATATCATGTGTTTTGGGAATGCTCTGGGATTTACCATTATTGAGAGACAATTTGTGAGAGTGGGGAAAAAGTTCCAAAAATTatgattgatttttgttttcaggtCTTCAGGATGCCACAACAGCTTCTAAGGTTTTCTACTACCAACATTGGCAGACTGATTTGATGTGCTGTAGGGAAAATTCTGTGATAGAAAAATTTTCATCTACTTTGAGACTCAAGATGGACTGAATTTATCAACCCTTTGAGAACAGATTTTTGGTAAAAGAGCATCAGACCGTTGTCAGGGGCCGGGCAGCTCTGCTACCGGTCTCTCTTGTTTTTAACCTTTTTGTTGTCGCCAAACTACAACTGCTcttgcttcttctttttctccatcttctctttTGAAGTTTAAAACTTTGagaattcataacaaatcagtCATGCGTGCTACAActttgcaactttcaccaagATGTAGCCACAAATTTCTACACTTAGCAGAAATTATAAAGGCCATCAAACTGTGAGCCtcattaaaactttaaaaaaaaaaaaaaaaaaaaaactccttctacaatttttgctcaatacCAAATTTGCTACATAGCATCTTCACACTGTCCTCCACAAACAATCCAGCcagatttttaacataaaaaaataagcccacaatgcatcaaaatgttttgtgtaaACAGCACTGTAAACAGCTACTGCAAATTCTTATTAAATTAATGTCCAACATTtatgaaaagagaaaattttCATGTCATGGTTGAAGTAGTGTGGTGAATTTTAGAATTATCTGAAAAACTGAATTATACTTTGAATTCTATCCTCGTGTTAACTATAGCAGTCAATGGAAGTAAAGGCATAACTAAACATTCGTTTGTCACTTATGGAACAAACAttctttgtaaaaaaacaaataaatcacagacctcTCTATGTTGTCTAGATGAAGTACAAACATTTTAGGGTTTtatgttttggtccccagattttgctgcagagtgagaaGTCTACATTCATGCTACTCTAGGGTATAGGCAGCTGcggacacagaggcagctgcctgcAGGAAGAGAGGTCTTACCTTGTAAGGCTCTGAAATAATGTTatcttctgttttctgtttagaggaggtgaatttacagctcatcGCAACTTCATacaatacagtctctggcttttgtttgatatcgaGTACTAACATAAATGTGGTTGCACATTTCCAATTCATCCTTAGCTTAGTCAGGTTGTTTACTAAACTATGTGAATGTCTCTGTCACACTGAATGTCCCGCTGAACCCTGTTCAAACTCTTAGGATAGCAACAAACAGTCAAATATTCAtactgaacagccaaatctgattcgactgTCATAATTCTGAATCGGATACAGCCCTAGAGATCAAGCCCTAGGTGGCTAATGCCTACTTGGGCATTGGCGTTTCTCACAGCAGAAGTTTTGACTTGTCATGGTAAGAAAAGCACAGGcgttacaaaaaaaacactgacaatgGCTCTGTTTGATTCAAGTGCTCcagtgagagtgacagtgagcAAGCATGCAAGACTCAAGGATcctgaaatcaaagcagctaaATGAAGTCATCAATGTCATTATTAACACCTGTGTTGTTCCttctgtgacaagtcaaaatgttttcagtgaaaaaggaCTACTGTGCTGTGTGGATTAGAAACacagtgtaaaatgtaaaacacattCTACCTGTTGGTGTCCtactcaaataaaaataaaaacctttacCTTTGGATTTCATGTCTGTTTACAGGCCCCAAAGGGCGACAAGATCATTACAGACAGATGTGCAGAGACACACCTTAGAGACAGGTCATTCGGAAAGCATAACTCATGCAAATTCCTCAGGAATGGATTTTATTAATGAGCAATCCATGCTCAGCCATGCACTAATCAAGCCCCTGATTATTTCAATTAAGCAATTATGATTCAATGGGAGTCTGGCCAGGCCTGATTGCTGCACGCCCTTGGGTGGGGAAACAATGTCAACATCAGATAGCTTGGTGACAGAAAGAGATTACCTGTtttgaccacaaagagaaaaggGATTGGAATTTAAGGTCATGAAAAGGTGTGGGTCTAGCTTGGGCTGGTCTCTGTCCATTCTGATCATCATCTTACTAATGGAAAACCCCGTTTATTTAGTAAGCCTCACCATGGACAGGCAATAACATTTAAGATTAATGACAGTGAAAACAGCATCTGAGGGTGGGAGGGAAATTAATGTTGAATTAAACGTCTTCCAGTGGGGTGGGAGATCTCGTAATTATGGCAGAAAGAATTTGCttgaggtggaaaaaaaactgcacCAGTGTGGCATTACTTCGCATTAGTTCATAGTTTCTTAAGTCACAAAATTAGACTGTCATCTAAAAAAAACTGTCTGATGACGGGGTGTTTTACAAGAAAACCTCACTTACGGTTTTTGAGGATGTCAGGCTCGCTGTAAGCACCCTGCACAGTGCTCTGGGTCAACCAGACGGGCCTCTCTTTGGGTGCCTTGCCTTCACTGGCCTGCTTCTGCTGGtcttcctgctcctccatgCTGATAACCACATTCTGGGTGTACAGGTCAGCGTAGGATGAGCCTTTGTTAGCCCAGGCTTCGCGGTGTGGGCCACTTgagtttgctgctgcagcacgTTCACGGCTGGTGGAGAGATTCAGTAAATATCCTTTAAACAATGATCTACAACCATTTAATTATATGTGTAAACATGAAAAATTGAGAGTGTGTAACGCATTCAAGCTAAAAATGTTCCACTGCTGTGGCTTAATAGAAAAGAATTCCATTGTGGCACAAACACTTATTAAGTTGAGCCAGTATCACTGAGGCCATTATTAGAGTTAACAGAGGTGAACTCCTATTTGTTGTCGGTGAAACTGCTCCAGGATGTGACTCTTGAGGACTGGCGTGATGCTGACTGAGGGGAATAAGTATTTAGAAGTAGTAAgtagtctgtgaggtttgttatAAGCTGACCTCTGTTTGAGGGCAGGAATCTCAGCAGGCTCCGGCTCCAGCAGGTCATGGGACAGGTTAACGTCTTCAGTCTCACGAAGCAGTGCATAGATGGGTTCGATCTGCTCATTAAAGCGAGCGACTAGTGTCCTGCCATCAGGACAGACAGATGCATCCTCTTCTACCTCTGTTTGGCAGAAGGTGCATCGAAATGTACCTTTGGGTTAAGAAAAAACTATGTTTAAAACAAGTAAGCTAGGATGTTCTTGTAACTTACCTGGCTGAAGAACAAACccacatttttggccatattAGGCATCGCCTTTGCTTTTAGCCCAGGCTATAAACCAGCTTAGCAAAATCTACTTGCATAGAATGGCATAGCTGGAAATGTGCTGTGGTTTTCGTCACATTAAAGTGAACACAATGGCATGACTCCACAGATAAAGAGGTAGTAATGACTACTTCCTCACTGTGTGTGGCCTTTAATTTTtagatgtactgtatatatcacACATGGCACACATGGGGTTTTATATAGGCTACTATATATGTCCACTTTTATGATCAAATTGTGGATTTGTGACCAAACCTGTGAAACTTCACTTTCCCTTATCATTCAATATTTAGCTAAGAAGTGCAAGTCAACCCAAAAATAACAATGCCTTGTTGTTTATGACACTGCAGGCCAATCTTTTCTGATGATAATTTTTGCATTGCATGGTATTTGAGAGGGCTTTCAGACCTCGTgcgcactgcacacacacacatacacacacacacacacaccccgctTCCTACCAGTAAGAAAAGGGCATAGTTGGCCATCTGCTTCTCTGGCTGATTTCAATAATGGGAACTGTTCCAGTATTACACAGACCCCATGTCTgccttgtgtctgtgtgtgaaaaagaaaatgtgtttgtgtatgcttGGGGGTGGGGGGACAGAGAAGTCTGAAATGCACTATGCCTATGTCATTTAAGGACATTTACAGCAtctatataaaaaaaacctaACTTGCTGGAAACAATATAATTACTTTCTAGAAGTGAATTCAAAGATTCTGATGCCGGAGAAATCGTTGAAAGCAAACAACATGGATCAAGGTGGAAAAAAGTCTTAGCTATCTTCTCTTTCAGTAACACACATCTAACAAAGCCATGATCAGTGCAAACTGATGCGAATGTTGCTCTCTATACAATGAATGAAAGAATATAAACAGGATTACTTCACCTAGTATTAAGGAAGGCATGGCAGTGTCTGCACAGGTTTGAGACAGGACAAATGTTCCCTTTGGCGCTCTATATCAAAAAAGTCTGAAACAACCCTTAGAGAGTGCTAACTGATCACAGaagaaatggttaaaaaaatctacattttatgtaaaactaaaaagcaattatttttttcagccaGCTGGGGTGGACCTACATGTCAGGtagaatgaggaaaaaaaaaaacaacatgcatgTCCTACAGAGACGAGGGTACATTCACACAGCAAAGTGTGAAAAGCTCAGAGCTAGAGGGTTTTCAGCTCTCCTTTGCGGGTCAGAATGAGCTGGGAGAGCAGTAATGTCATTTCCCATCGCTGTGAGGTCAAACTGAGTGTTGCTGGCCCTGAAGAAGCAACCAGTCTGTCAGACTACCATTATGTGAGCTTCAGGTATACTTTTTGTCAGCCCCTGTCAGGGTGCAGGGTtgctgcctcacagcaagatctAATACCAGTTGAGGTATtttaaaataagacaaaagTGCAGAGgaattcaatttcaaattaaatgtgCCACAAGGGAGATGCTTCAGGTTTCAGAACAGTACCAGGAAGCTGGGAATGCTGATTTTTCCAGCATGTAATTTATACTCGCTATCAAAAGTATTT contains the following coding sequences:
- the gtf2e1 gene encoding general transcription factor IIE subunit 1, coding for MIEPELLTEVPAALKRLAKQVVRGFYGVEHALALDVLIRNPCVREEDMLELLKFDRKQLRSVLNTLKADKFVKCRMRVETAPDGKTTRHNYYFINYRVLVNVVKYKLDHMRRRIETDERDSTNRASFRCPCCFSTFTDLEANQLFDPMTGTFRCTFCQTEVEEDASVCPDGRTLVARFNEQIEPIYALLRETEDVNLSHDLLEPEPAEIPALKQSRERAAAANSSGPHREAWANKGSSYADLYTQNVVISMEEQEDQQKQASEGKAPKERPVWLTQSTVQGAYSEPDILKNRDVVPGAQDGAAGQGIGQADENEEVMRALLIHEKRSVAGAGGGGASAATKAITSTTVNASDSESDTSESDDDSPSNPPLATAAQHRAAEEEDEEDDDEFEEVGDEPMVMVGGRQFSYREVSQRPELVEQMSAQEKEAYIEMGQTLFQDMYF